The genome window CGCTGCCGTCCAAGCGCATCCACCACATGGTGCCCGTGCAGGAGGACACCGATCTCGAGGATGCTCTGGCGGTCATGCGCCGTGCGGGCCGGCATCTGGCGAAGGTGCGGGATTCCCAGGGGCGCACCACCGCCGTGCTGTTCCTCGAGGACATCCTCGAAGAGCTCGTCGGAGAGGTGCAGGACGCGACCCGTCGCATCCGCGGTCACTAGCCACCGCATCACGACATCGCGACATCACGATGAGGCCCTCCGATCTCGTACGGATCGGAGGGCTTCATCGTCTTCCCGGAGCAGTCAGCGCCAGAGCGCGCGCTCGTACTGCGGAGGCCACGACACGTCGGCGCCGAGCTCGTGGGCCGCGCGCAGCGCGAAGTGAGGGTCGCGCAGCCATTCTCGGCCCGCGAAGATCGCGTCTGCTGCGCCATCGGCGAGCACTTTCTCGGCCTGCTCGGCGGCGGTGATCAGCCCGACTGCGGATACCGGGATGCGTCCGCCCTGGCGGACGGTCTCGGCGAGCGGCACCTGGTAACCGGGGAACACACTGATCTGCTGATGTGCGACCAGGCCTCCGCTGGAGACGTCGATCAGGTCGGCCCCACGCGCGGACGCCCACTCGCCGACGGTCGCGGCCTCGTCTGGCGTGAAGCCGCCGTCGGCGTGATCGGTCGCGGAGATGCGCACGAACAGGGGCACATCGTCGCCGGCGACGCCGCGCACGGTCTCCACCACGCGCAGGAGGAGGCGCGCCCTGTTCTCGAGAGTCCCTCCGTACTCGTCCTCTCGGAGGTTCGACAGGGGGGAGAGGAACTGGTGCAGGAGATAACCGTGCGCCCCATGGATCTCGAGGACGTCGAAGCCGGCGTCCAATGCCCTGCGCGACGCAGTGGCGAAGCCGTCGACCACGGCCTCGATGCCGTCGGAGTCGAGCGCGACCGGGGAGGCGAAGCCCTCGTAGGCGACGGCGGACGGTGCGGTCGTGGTCCAGCCGCCCTCGCTCTCGGGCACGGACCCGCGCTCGTCGGCCCACGGCCACCACGTCGACGCCTTGCGTCCGGCGTGCGCGAGCTGGATCCCGGCGGACGCGCCGCGCGCGTGGATCGCCTCGACGATCGGCTTCCACGCATCACGCTGCTCGTCGTTCCAGAGCCCGACATCGCGCGGGGAGATTCGGCCCTCCGGCACCACGGCGGTCGCCTCGGCAACGATGAGGCCGGCGCCGCCGGACGCGAACTGGGCGAGGTGCGTGTGGTGCCACTCCTGCACGACGCCGTCGACGGCGCTGTACATGCACATGGGTGATACCCAGAGACGGTTGCGGAACGTGGCAGATCGGATGCTGACGGGGGAGAAGAGAATGCTCACCCTCCGACGCTACTGCGCAGATGAGGTGGGGAGGGTCGTCGCACTAACGTGGAGTCATGTCCGATGTGCGCGAATGGTCCCGTCACGACTCCGTGCGGTGCGTGCGGGTTCCGGGGCCGGAGGACGACAAGTACTCGCGCGGTGTCGTGGGATTGCGTACCGGCTCATCGACCTACCCCGGCGCCGCGGTGCTGGGCGTCGAAGCCGCGTGGCGCACGGGCGCGGGTTTCGTGCGGTACATCGGAGACGGGCGTGCGGCGGACGCCGTGATGGCGCGTCGCCCAGAGACCGTCGTCAGCCCCCAGGCGGCCGGCGCGCGTGTCGGAGCGTGGGTCATCGGATCGGGGACGGACCCGGCGATGCGGACGGCCGACGATGAGCGTGAGCTGCGGGGCATCCTCGACGGCGAGGGGCCGGTGGTGGTCGATGCCGGTGCATTGGATCTTGCCGCAGGATCGCGAGCGCCGCTGCTGCTGACCCCGCACGGGCGCGAGTTCGCCCGGCTGCAGGAGCGGATCGGATCGGCTCCGCAAGAGGACCGTGCGCGCGCGGCGGCGGATGTCGCGATACGGCTCGGCGCGGTCGTGCTTCTCAAGGGCGCGCAGACGCTCATCGCGGACCCCGACGGCTCGGTGATCCGCGTGGATGCGGGCACCGGGTGGATGGCGACGGCGGGCACCGGCGACGTGCTCGGCGGCGTGCTCGGCGCGCTGCTCGCCGCGAACCCTGATGCTCCGCGCGCGGAGGTCGCGGCATCCGGAGCCTGGCTGCACGGGCACGCGGGGCGGATCGCCGCAGGCATCGGTGCACACGGCGGCGGGCACGGGCATCCGATCGTCGCCCTCGATGTGGCGGAGGCGCTTCCTCTCGCGATCGCGGACGTCCTCGCGTGAGCCGCAGCAGGGCCATGCGCCCCCTCGCGCTCTGGAGCGCCTTCGTGCTCGTGCACGTCGTCGTCGCGGTGGCGGGATGGTTCTACCCGAGCCAGCCGATGGGCGATGTCGTGCTGGTGTACGAGCCCTGGTCATCGGCGGCGCTCTCGGGCGGTCCGATCGTCGGGATCACCGAGACGTGGGTGTATCCCCAGCTCGCGCTCGTGCCGATGCTTCTGGCGAAGATCCTCTCCGTGCCGCTGATCACGGTGCTCGGCGTCTCCGAGGCGTACCTGATCGCCTGGGCCGTCCTCGTCACCGTGTTCGACGCGATCGCATTCGCCGCGCTGATCGGGCGTTCGCACTCTCAGCCGCGAGAGACAGCCGCGTGGTTCTGGACCGCCGCACTGCTGCTCCTCGGACCGATCGCGCTCTACCGGATCGATGCGATCACGGTGCCCCTCGCGGTGATCGCGGGGCTCTGGCTCACCCGTCGACCGGCTGCCGCGGCCGCGCTGCTCGCGATCGGCGCCTGGATCAAGATCTGGCCCGGAGCGCTGCTGCTCGCGGCACTCGTGGCGGCGAGAAGCCGCATGCGGATCCTGCTCACCGCTGCGGCCGTGACGGCCGGCGTCGTCGCGCTTCTGTTCCTGCTCGGTGCCGACACCGAGATCCTCGGATTCCTGACCCAGCAGACCGGACGCGGCCTGCAGATCGAGGCGGTCGCAGCCACGCCGTTCCTGTGGCTCGCGGCGGTCGGTTCCGCTCGCATCGAGTACAGCTTCGAGATCCTCACGTTCCAGATCGACGCGCAGGGAGCGGATGCCGTCGGCGCGGCGCTCACACCTCTGATGGCGGTTCTCGTCGTCGTCGTCACGGTCGTCGGCGCGGTCAAGGCGATGCGAGGAGCATCCTTCCCTCGCCTCTTCCCGCCGCTCGCGCTGTCACTCGTCACTGCGCTGATCGTGATGAACAAGGTCGGCTCGCCGCAGTTCCAGACCTGGCTGATCCCGCCGGTGATCCTCTGGCTCGTGCTCGACCGCGCGCGAGCCGCCGTTCCTGCCGTCCTCGTGCTCACTCTCTGCGCGCTCACGTGCCTCGTCTACCCGCTGAACTACGACGCACTGCTGCGAGCCGAGATGCTCCCCGTCGCGATCCTGACTCTGCGGAACATCCTGCTCGTCGTGGCCCTGGTCGTCGGCATCCGCGCCGTCGTCCGAGTGCCCGCACACCGACCCTCAACGAACCGGGAGTGAAACCCATGCTGATCGCCTTCTCCGTCGCCCCGAGCGGCACCCCCTCCGACGGATCGGAGCGCTCGGACGCCTCCGTGCACGACGCGGTCGCCGCCGCAGTCCGCGTCGTAAGGGAATCGGGCCTTCCGCACCGCACGACAAGCATGTTCACCGAGATCGAAGGACCGGACTGGGACAGCGTGATGGACGTGGTCAAGCGTGCGACGGAAGCCGTGATGCCGTTCGGCTCGCGGGTGTCGCTGGTGCTCAAAGCCGACATCCGCCCCGGTTACTCCGGAGAGCTCGATGCGAAGATCGAGCGACTCGAAGCGGCGATCGACGAGTCCGACACCCCGTAGACTCGACGGGTGAATCCCTCGACTGAATCGAGGGGTGCGGCGAAGTGGGCGCTCCTCTCCCTCGCCATCGGCAGTTTCGGCATCGGCATGACCGAGTTCGTCGTCATGGGCCTGCTGCCCAACATCGCAAGCGAGCTCCTGCCCACCCTGTGGGCCAGCAGCCCCGAGGACGCGCTGAGCCAGGCCGGCTGGCTGATCTCGCTCTACGCCCTCGGCGTCGTGGTCGGCGCGCCGACCATCGCGGGCTTCGTCGCGCGATACCCGCGGCACCGCGTGATGATCGGCCTCGCGGTGGCGCTGACCGTCTTCAACGCGCTCACGGTGGTCCTGCCGACGTTCGAGCTCGTCGGCGCGTCTCGCTTTCTCGCAGGTCTGCCGCACGGTGCCTACTTCGGCATCGGGGCCCTCGTCGCCGCCGAGGTCATGGGACCGGGAAACCGCGCGAAGGGTGTCGCCTTCATCCTCACCGGTCTCACCGTGGCGAACGTCGTCGGGGTGCCGCTGGGAACCTTCCTCGGCCAGATGTGGGGATGGCGGGCGGCTTTCGCCGTCGTCACTCTCGTGTTCGCGTTCGCGACGGTCTGCATCGTCTTCTTCGTGCCGGAGCACCCCGGTTCGCCCGGGCGGACGATGCGTGAGGAGCTCGGTGTCTTCCGCATCCCGCAGGTCTGGTTCACCCTCGGGGTGGGGGCGATCGGCTTCGGCGGATTCTTCGCGGTCTACAGCTACATCGCCCCGCTCGTGACGGATGTCGCCGGCTCACCCGAGTGGGCGGTTCCGATCATCCTGGTGCTGATGGGGCTGGGGATGACGCCCGGAAACCTCGTGGGCGGACATCTCGCCGACATCGACCTCCGCCGCACGCTGCTGTTCGGGCTCGCTGCGATGGCGGTGGTGTTCGCGCTTCTCGCCGTGTTCTCGTTCTGGATCATCACGCTCGCGCTGCTCGTGTTCGTCGTCGGCTTCGTGTCGTCGGTGCTGAGCCCGACCATCCAGACCCGGCTGATGGACGTGGCGGGAGACACCCAGTCGATCGCGGCAGCCATGAACCACTCGGCGCTCAACATCGGCAACAGCCTCGGTGCCTTCCTCGGCGGTGTCGTGATCGCTGGCGGATGGGGCTTCACCGCCCCCTCGTGGACCGGCGCGGCGCTCGCGGTGGCAGGGCTGCTGATCGCGCTCCTGTCGTATCGGGCGGAGGCCCGCAGGCCCGCGTTCGCTCCTGCCTGAACCGGTGTCGCGGTCGTAGAGTGAGCGTGTGAGCGAGCCTGACGACCTCCCCGTGGCAGGGACGGCTGTACTGCTGCGCGCCGCTGAACGAGGCTTCGAGGTGCTGATGATGCGCCGACCCGACCGCGGATCGTTCCCCGGTGCCTGGGTCTTCCCGGGAGGCAAGGTCGAGCAGCACGATCGCCGGGACGGCGATGATGAGCAGGACCACGCGCGTCGCGCTGCCGTCCGCGAGACGTTCGAAGAGGTCGGCCTCGTCATCACCGATCCTGTCGTCGTATCCCGGTGGCAGCCGCCAGTCGAGGCGCCGGTCCGCATCAGGACCTGGTTCTTCCTTGCAGACGCCCCGGACGCCCAGGACAGCGCGCTGCGGATCTCTGCCGATGAGGTGGTGGATGCGGCGTGGGTCACGCCCGCTGACGCGCTGCGGAAGCACTCCGCCGGAGAATGGATGCTCTTTCCCCCGACCTGGGTGACGCTGCATCAGCTCACTCGGTTCGAGAGCACCGAAGAAGCGCTCTCTGCGGGTGGCGTCGCGAGGCACTTCTCGACGAGGGTCGTCGAGTCGGACCTGGGCACCGCCTTCGAGTGGGAGGGGCTGCGTCTCGAGACCGGCTCGCTGCCGTGGCGGATCGTTCCGAGCTAGCTGTCGAGCAGTCGGCGCAGATGCCTGCCGACCGCTTCGGTCTCGATGAGGAACCCGTCGTGACCGAAGTCGCTGCTGAGGACGACCGCCTCGTCGCCGTCGAGGGTGTTCGGGATGCTCCGCGCGATGCGGTGCTGTCCGTCGACGGGGAACAGCCTGTCGCTGTCGATCCCGAGCACGAGGGTGGTGGCGGTCACGGTGCGGAGCGCCTCCTCGACCCCTCCGCGGTCGCGTCCGACGTCGTGCGAGTTCATCGCCTCGACGACCGTGACGTAGCTGTTCGCGTCGAAACGCCGGGTGAACTTGTTGCCGTGGAAGTCGAGGTACGACTCGACCGCGAATCGTCCGCCGTGCCCGAGAGGCGACACACCTGACTGCCACGAGCGCTGGAACCGCTGATTGAGTTCGATGGGGCTGCGATAGCTCAGCAGCGCCATGCGTCGAGCGAGAGCGAGGCCACGGTGCGGACCGTCTCCGTCCGCCAAGTCGTAGTACTCGCCGCCCTGGAAGCGCGGATCCATGCGGATCGTCTCGAGCTGCACCGTGTTGAGGGCGATCTGGTCGGCGGTCGTCACCGGGGGCGACGAGAGCACGGCGAGGCGTTCGACGCGCTCGGGGTGGGAGACCGCCCATTCGAGTGCGTGCATGCCGCCCATCGAACCGCCGACGACGGCTGCCCAGACGTCGATGCCGAGAGCGTCTGCGAGCCGCACCTGGGCTGCGACCTGGTCGCGGATCGTCAGGTACGGGAAGCGCGATGCCCACTCGTATCCGGACGGCGCGATGCTCGCGGGTCCCGTGGACCCCTGGCATCCGCCGAGCATGTTCGGAGCGATGACGAACCAACGGTCGGTGTCGATCGGCGCACCGGGTCCGACGATGTCGTCCCACCAGCCGGTCGTGGGGTGCCCGGCCCCGGCTGCGCCGCGCACGTGGCTGTCGCCGGTGAGAGCGTGCAGGATCAGGACCGCGTTGTCGCGCGCCGCATTGAGCTCTCCCCAGGTCTCGTAGGCGAGGCGGATGCCGGGGAGCTCCGAGCCGCTCTCAGTGGGGAAGGCACCGAAGGAGGCGAAGCGGCGTCCGCCGGCGGGGTCTCCGTCGCGCCAGGCGCCGGTCGCGGGTGGTCGCGCGCGGAGCAGACGTACGTCGGCCTCCGTCACGGGCGCCGAGGGCACCGTGTCTTCAGAGGTCGTCTGCCAGTCCATGCTTCCATTCTCGCCCGGCAGGCGATGCGTCGGACGAACGTTACGGTTCCCGGGTGCGTCGTGTGGAGGCCGCGGCGCGATGGCTCTCAGCCGGCCACCGTCGTGACCGTGGCGAGGTGATCGCTGTTCCCGACGCGGGCCGTCGTCGATTCGAGCACCGTCAGTCCTCGCACGAAGACATGATCGATGCGGGCGAGGGGAAGCGCTGCGGGCCAGGTGAGGCCGAGGGTGCCATCGGTCGGTCTGACCCACTCCAGCCGCGAGCGGACGGCGCCGAGAGCGGGGTCGGCTGATGCGGCGTTGAAGTCGCCCACAACCACGATCGACTCCGCGGGGTCGGAGGCGACGGCGTCGGCGATTCCCGAGAGCATCGTGTCGCGCTCCTGCTGCACGCCGGGACGCACGGACGCCGCGTGCATGACGTACACGGCGACGTCGGCATCCGGCGCGTTCACGACGACTCGGAGTGCACGCTTCCAGTCGAGCCCGAGGGTCAGCGGCTGCGCGTCCGCGATCGGATAGCGGCTCCAGACGGCCACCGTGCCGATCGCGTACGAGTGCGGATAGGTGGAGGCGAGAGTCTCGCGCGCGGCCTGGAGGCTGTCGCCGTCGAGCTCGGTCAGGGCGATCACGTCGGCGGACATGTCGGCGAGCTCCGCTGCCGAGGCCGCCGCTCCACCCGAGTGGGCGCGCACGTTCTGGCTGACGATCTCGATCGGCGCGCTCTGCGGAGGCGCGGCTGCGGCGAGCCCGGGAGCCGACGGCAGCATCGCGAGGGTCCACACGAGGACGGGTGCGAGCAGGACCAGCGTGACGCGATGCGCCAGGATCAGCGCGAAGACGACGAGCACGGCGAGGGCGAGCCCGCACCACGGCAGGGCAGCGGCGGCAGCGGTGCCGACGACACCGGGGACCCAGGTGCAGACGATGCCGACGAGAAGCACCAGACCGGCCACGGCGATGATGCGGCCCGCACGCGCGGACGAGCGCCGACGTGCGGTCGGTGTCGAGGTGACGTCGATCATGAGCTCCTCCGGGCAGGCTTCCCATTCTCGATGCAGACGTCTGTGCGCCAGCCGAGCGCTCGGCCCCCCCGCCCCCCGCGCGCAGGGAGGGTCGGCCCCGGACGCGGAGATGCCCCGAGCCGCAGCCCGGGGCATCTCCTGACTTCTGAGCGCCGGATCAGGCGCGAGCGGCCTCCGACACGCGGCGAGCCGCGGCGAGAGCCTCGTCGAGGTCTGCCTTGAGGTCCTCGATGTTCTCGATGCCGACGGACAGGCGCACGAGGCCCGGCGTGACGCCGGCCGTGAGCTGCTGCTCGGGCGTGAGCTGCGCGTGCGTGGTCGACGCGGGGTGGATCACGAGCGAGCGCACGTCGCCGATGTTGGCGAGGTGGCTGAACAGCGACAGGCTGTTGACGAACTCGCGACCGGCCTCCACGCCGCCCTTCAGCTCGAACGACAGCACCGCGCCGACGCCCTTGGGCGCGTAATGGTTCGCCTTGGCATACCAGGGGGAGGAGGGGAGGCCCGAATAGTTGACCGAGGCGACGTCATCGCGGCCGTCGAGCCATTCGGCGATCTCCTGGGCGTTCTGCACGTGGCGCTCGATGCGCAGCGAGAGCGTCTCGATGCCCTGGATGAGGTTCCAGGCGCTCTGCGGTGCGATGGCCGATCCGAGGTCGCGCAGCAGCTGCACGCGCGCCTTGATGATGTAGGCGAGCGGGTCGCCGACGGCCGCCGTGTAGCTGGCACCGTGGTACGAGGGGTCGGGCTCGGTGAGACCGGGGAATCGCTCGATGTTCTTCGACCACTCGAACGTGCCACCGTCGATGATCGCGCCGCCGATGGTGGTGCCGTGGCCGCCGAGGAACTTGGTGACCGAGTGCACGACGATGTCGGCGCCGTGCTCGAACGGACGGATCAGGTACGGGGTCGCGATCGTGTTGTCGACGATCAGCGGCACGCCGCCCTCGTGAGCCACGTCGGCGACGGTGCGGATGTCGAGGATGTTGATCTGCGGGTTGCCGATGGTCTCGGCGAAGAACAGCTTCGTGTTCGGGCGGATCGCGCGGCGCCACTCTTCGGGGTCGTCCTGGTTCTCGACGAACGTGACCTCGATGCCGAGCTTCGCGAGCGTGTACTTGAACAGGTTGTACGTGCCGCCGTAGATCGAGCTCGACGACACGATGTGGTCGCCGGCCTGCGCGATGTTCAGGACGGCGAACGTCGATGCCGCCTGGCCGCTGGAGAGGACGAGGGCGCCGGTGCCCCCCTCGAGCGCGGCGAGGCGCTGCTCCAGGACGTCCTGGGTCGGGTTCTGGATGCGTGTGTAGATGTTGCCGAACTCGGCCAGGGCGAACAGGTTCGCCGCGTGGTCGGCGCTGTCGAACACGTAGGACGTGGTCTGGTAGATCGGAGTGGCGCGGGCCTTGGTCACCGGGTCGGGAGCAGCGCCGGAGTGGATCTGCTTGGTCTCGAAACGCCAGGTCTCGGGTGCGGACATGTGTTCCCCCTGGAACTGTTGAAAGGTCGATTCGACTGATGTCGTTGCAAGCGACAGTACGGAAAATCGGACGTTGTCAACAGTGAGTGGGAAATGTGACGTAATGAACACGGCCGCGCGCGGCCAGAGGAGGTCGACCGCTCAGTCCTGCGCCAGCAGCGCTGCCGCCCAGGTACGCGCGATCGCGAACGGCTCGGCGAAAGTCGCCATGCCCACCGTGACGATCGCGCCCTCGTAGAGCAGCATCATCGCCTGGGCCGTCGCGCGGGGATCGCGCACGCGGGCCTCGGCGCAGAGCTCCTCGAAGACGTCGAGCAGCCAGATCTTCTGTCGGGAGACCTCGGGGAACACCGGGTGGTCGTCGTTGCCCTCGCCGATCTCGGCGCGGGCGTTGATGGCGCTGCATCCCTTGGGGCTGTTCTCGTCCGACCATGAGATCGCGGCGTCGAAGATCGCGAGCACGCGCTCGGGTCCGGGCTCCGGCACTCGGGCGAGTTCTGACGCGACATGGTCGCGCCACCGGGCGTCACGGTGCTGCAGATAGGAGACGACGAGGGCCTCCTTGGATCCGAACCGGTCGTAGAGAGTCTTCTTCGTCACGCCGGCGGCTTCGGCGATCGTGTCGACGCCCACGGCATGGATGCCTCGCTCGTAGAAGAGCTTCGAAGCCGCGTCGAGGACGCGTCGTCCTCCCGGGGTCAGGGGGACGAGTTCCGGAACCGGCTGCGTCATGGGAACGACTATACCAGTCTGTATAGTGGTTCCCATGAGTAAACAGATCGGTGTACTTCGTGCCGTGGGGGCGGTCGCCGCCTCAGCCGCCTTCGTCGTGTCCTGGAGTTCGGGGTTCATCATCCCGGCGTTCGCCACCGTCGAGGTGTCTGCGCTGACGCTCCTCGTCTGGCGCTTCGTGCCGCTCGCCGTGGTCCTCCTCGCCGTCGTCCTGATCACCGGCGCGGGCAGGGGAGTGAGCGGCCGTGATCTGCGCGCTCAGGCATCGATCGGACTCTTCGCGCAGTTCGGTTACTGCGTCGCGGTGTACGGGGCCGTCGCCGCGGGCATCGCGACGGGGACGGTCGCTCTGATCGACGCCGTGCAGCCGCTCGTGGTCGCCGTCCTCGTGGGTCCGGTGCTCGGTCTGCGCGTCAGAGGTTCGCAGTGGGTGGGACTCGTGGTCGGGGCGGTCGGGGTCCTCCTGGTCGTGCGCTCGCAGTTCGGATCCTCGGCTGCTCCGCTGATCGCCTATCTGCTGCCTGCCGTCGCGATGGTGTGCCTCATCGTCGGAACGCTGCTGCAGCGGAAGTCGTCGGTGGAGACCGGGGTGCTCCTGACCCTCACGGTCCACGTCACGGTGACTGCGGCGCTGCTGGTGGTGATCGCGGCGGTGGCAGGTGCCCTGACCCCGCCGTCGTCGGCGTCGTTCTGGCTCGCGGTCGTCCTGACCGCCGTGTTCCCCACCCTGGCGGCGTACGGCCTCTACTGGTGGCTTCTGCGGCGGGTGGGCATCACCGCGCTTCAGGCGCTGCTGTTCCTGATCGCGCCGACCACCTCACTCGCGGGCGGCATGCTGCTCGGGGAGCCGCTCACCCTCGTCACCGTCATCGGATTCGTGCTGTGCGGAATCGGGGTCGCCGTCGTCCTCATCGGCGACTCCCGCCCCGACGATCATGACCGGAAACCGCGACCCGACGGCGTGCACCCGCGTTCACGGCCGGAACATCGTACGGTGGAGGCATGGTGAACAGGCGTGCAGTGGTGACCGGTGCGAGTTCCGGGATCGGGGAGGCGACCGTGCGTGCTCTGCGCGCGCGAGGTTGGGGAGTGGTCGGGGTCGCCCGACGTGCATCCCGTCTGGCCGTGCTCTCGGAGGAGACCGGAGCGTCGGCGATCGCCTGCGACCTGACGGATCCGGATGCCGTGGCGGCGCTGATCGGAGAGCTCGAGGCCTCAGGGCCCGTGCACGCGCTCGTGCAGGTCGCCGGTGGAGCCCGCGGCACCGACCGTGTGGAGAACGCATCCACCGACGACTGGCAGTGGATGTACGACGCCAACGTCCTGTCCAGCCAGCGGTTGGTCGCGGGCATGCTGCCGCTGCTGCGCCGCGCGGCAGCGGCGGACGGACACGCGGATACGGTGTTCGTGACTTCGACCGCCGCGCAGGTGGCCTACGCGGGAGGCGGTGGCTACAACGCGGCGAAGGCTGCGCAGTCGATGCTGGTGCATGCCCTGCGCCTCGAGTTGAACGGCGAGCCCATCCGTGTCTCGGAGATCGCTCCCGGGATGGTGCACACCGAGGAGTTCACGCTCAACCGTCTCGGTGGCGACGCGGTTGCCGCAGAGGCGGTGTACTCGGGGGTCGAGGCACCGCTGCTCGCCGAGGATGTGGCCGATGTCATCGCCTACGCCCTGGATGCGCCGGGTCACGTGAACCTCGACCTCATCACGATGCGCCCCGTCGCGCAGTCCGCGAACCACCTGCTCGCGCGCGGCCCGCTGCGGGTTCGCCCGATCGACTGATCGATGGCTGCCCGCACTCTCGTCGAACTCGCCGCCGACGGCCTGATCGACCCCGAGTGGGCCGCTGCTCTGGCTCCGGCCCAGGAGGCGATCACGGCGTTGGGCGAGCGCCTCCGTGAGGAACAGGCTGCGGGTCGCGGCTATCTTCCGGCCGGGGAGCATGTGCTGCGCGCGTTCCGACGCCCCATGTCGGAGGTCAAGGTGCTGATCACGGGTCAGGACCCGTATCCGACTCCCGGTCATCCGATCGGGCTGTCATTCGCGGTGGACGGCGACGTGCGTCCGCTGCCTCGGAGCCTGGGCAACATCTACAAGGAGCGCGAGAGCGACCTCGGCATCACTCCCGCGCCTCACGGCGACCTCACGGCGTGGAGCGACCAGGGTGTGCTGCTTCTGAACAGGGTGCTGACCGTGCGCCCCGGTGAGGCGGGCTCGCATCGTCGGTGGGGGTGGGAGGCGGTCACCGAGCTGGCGATCCGCAGCCTGGTCGCGCGCGACAGGCCCCTCGTCGCGATCCTGTGGGGCAAGGACGCCGAGAACCTGCAGCCGCTGCTGGGCGACACGCCCGTGATCGCCTCAGCACACCCCTCGCCGCTGTCCGCCCGCCGTGGCTTCTTCGGTTCCCGGCCGTTCTCGCGTGCG of Microbacterium sp. LWH13-1.2 contains these proteins:
- a CDS encoding thiamine-binding protein; its protein translation is MLIAFSVAPSGTPSDGSERSDASVHDAVAAAVRVVRESGLPHRTTSMFTEIEGPDWDSVMDVVKRATEAVMPFGSRVSLVLKADIRPGYSGELDAKIERLEAAIDESDTP
- a CDS encoding homoserine O-acetyltransferase — encoded protein: MDWQTTSEDTVPSAPVTEADVRLLRARPPATGAWRDGDPAGGRRFASFGAFPTESGSELPGIRLAYETWGELNAARDNAVLILHALTGDSHVRGAAGAGHPTTGWWDDIVGPGAPIDTDRWFVIAPNMLGGCQGSTGPASIAPSGYEWASRFPYLTIRDQVAAQVRLADALGIDVWAAVVGGSMGGMHALEWAVSHPERVERLAVLSSPPVTTADQIALNTVQLETIRMDPRFQGGEYYDLADGDGPHRGLALARRMALLSYRSPIELNQRFQRSWQSGVSPLGHGGRFAVESYLDFHGNKFTRRFDANSYVTVVEAMNSHDVGRDRGGVEEALRTVTATTLVLGIDSDRLFPVDGQHRIARSIPNTLDGDEAVVLSSDFGHDGFLIETEAVGRHLRRLLDS
- a CDS encoding bifunctional o-acetylhomoserine/o-acetylserine sulfhydrylase, with the translated sequence MSAPETWRFETKQIHSGAAPDPVTKARATPIYQTTSYVFDSADHAANLFALAEFGNIYTRIQNPTQDVLEQRLAALEGGTGALVLSSGQAASTFAVLNIAQAGDHIVSSSSIYGGTYNLFKYTLAKLGIEVTFVENQDDPEEWRRAIRPNTKLFFAETIGNPQINILDIRTVADVAHEGGVPLIVDNTIATPYLIRPFEHGADIVVHSVTKFLGGHGTTIGGAIIDGGTFEWSKNIERFPGLTEPDPSYHGASYTAAVGDPLAYIIKARVQLLRDLGSAIAPQSAWNLIQGIETLSLRIERHVQNAQEIAEWLDGRDDVASVNYSGLPSSPWYAKANHYAPKGVGAVLSFELKGGVEAGREFVNSLSLFSHLANIGDVRSLVIHPASTTHAQLTPEQQLTAGVTPGLVRLSVGIENIEDLKADLDEALAAARRVSEAARA
- a CDS encoding glycosyltransferase 87 family protein, which produces MSRSRAMRPLALWSAFVLVHVVVAVAGWFYPSQPMGDVVLVYEPWSSAALSGGPIVGITETWVYPQLALVPMLLAKILSVPLITVLGVSEAYLIAWAVLVTVFDAIAFAALIGRSHSQPRETAAWFWTAALLLLGPIALYRIDAITVPLAVIAGLWLTRRPAAAAALLAIGAWIKIWPGALLLAALVAARSRMRILLTAAAVTAGVVALLFLLGADTEILGFLTQQTGRGLQIEAVAATPFLWLAAVGSARIEYSFEILTFQIDAQGADAVGAALTPLMAVLVVVVTVVGAVKAMRGASFPRLFPPLALSLVTALIVMNKVGSPQFQTWLIPPVILWLVLDRARAAVPAVLVLTLCALTCLVYPLNYDALLRAEMLPVAILTLRNILLVVALVVGIRAVVRVPAHRPSTNRE
- a CDS encoding NUDIX hydrolase is translated as MSEPDDLPVAGTAVLLRAAERGFEVLMMRRPDRGSFPGAWVFPGGKVEQHDRRDGDDEQDHARRAAVRETFEEVGLVITDPVVVSRWQPPVEAPVRIRTWFFLADAPDAQDSALRISADEVVDAAWVTPADALRKHSAGEWMLFPPTWVTLHQLTRFESTEEALSAGGVARHFSTRVVESDLGTAFEWEGLRLETGSLPWRIVPS
- a CDS encoding MFS transporter, which translates into the protein MNPSTESRGAAKWALLSLAIGSFGIGMTEFVVMGLLPNIASELLPTLWASSPEDALSQAGWLISLYALGVVVGAPTIAGFVARYPRHRVMIGLAVALTVFNALTVVLPTFELVGASRFLAGLPHGAYFGIGALVAAEVMGPGNRAKGVAFILTGLTVANVVGVPLGTFLGQMWGWRAAFAVVTLVFAFATVCIVFFVPEHPGSPGRTMREELGVFRIPQVWFTLGVGAIGFGGFFAVYSYIAPLVTDVAGSPEWAVPIILVLMGLGMTPGNLVGGHLADIDLRRTLLFGLAAMAVVFALLAVFSFWIITLALLVFVVGFVSSVLSPTIQTRLMDVAGDTQSIAAAMNHSALNIGNSLGAFLGGVVIAGGWGFTAPSWTGAALAVAGLLIALLSYRAEARRPAFAPA
- a CDS encoding NAD(P)H-hydrate dehydratase; this translates as MSDVREWSRHDSVRCVRVPGPEDDKYSRGVVGLRTGSSTYPGAAVLGVEAAWRTGAGFVRYIGDGRAADAVMARRPETVVSPQAAGARVGAWVIGSGTDPAMRTADDERELRGILDGEGPVVVDAGALDLAAGSRAPLLLTPHGREFARLQERIGSAPQEDRARAAADVAIRLGAVVLLKGAQTLIADPDGSVIRVDAGTGWMATAGTGDVLGGVLGALLAANPDAPRAEVAASGAWLHGHAGRIAAGIGAHGGGHGHPIVALDVAEALPLAIADVLA
- a CDS encoding NADH:flavin oxidoreductase/NADH oxidase — its product is MSILFSPVSIRSATFRNRLWVSPMCMYSAVDGVVQEWHHTHLAQFASGGAGLIVAEATAVVPEGRISPRDVGLWNDEQRDAWKPIVEAIHARGASAGIQLAHAGRKASTWWPWADERGSVPESEGGWTTTAPSAVAYEGFASPVALDSDGIEAVVDGFATASRRALDAGFDVLEIHGAHGYLLHQFLSPLSNLREDEYGGTLENRARLLLRVVETVRGVAGDDVPLFVRISATDHADGGFTPDEAATVGEWASARGADLIDVSSGGLVAHQQISVFPGYQVPLAETVRQGGRIPVSAVGLITAAEQAEKVLADGAADAIFAGREWLRDPHFALRAAHELGADVSWPPQYERALWR
- a CDS encoding endonuclease/exonuclease/phosphatase family protein, translating into MIDVTSTPTARRRSSARAGRIIAVAGLVLLVGIVCTWVPGVVGTAAAAALPWCGLALAVLVVFALILAHRVTLVLLAPVLVWTLAMLPSAPGLAAAAPPQSAPIEIVSQNVRAHSGGAAASAAELADMSADVIALTELDGDSLQAARETLASTYPHSYAIGTVAVWSRYPIADAQPLTLGLDWKRALRVVVNAPDADVAVYVMHAASVRPGVQQERDTMLSGIADAVASDPAESIVVVGDFNAASADPALGAVRSRLEWVRPTDGTLGLTWPAALPLARIDHVFVRGLTVLESTTARVGNSDHLATVTTVAG